A single Parabacteroides timonensis DNA region contains:
- a CDS encoding copper resistance protein NlpE N-terminal domain-containing protein, protein MKKYFIAVAALALLAACSGKKTAEPALIEEESVAVAEAVPDAPALPEVTGKTTKPVNMRDSLKVDPKKGAVIQKKYKGTFPAADGPGIVYDLTLYYQQDSEDGVYEMDATYLEAENGQDKTFSSTGKRQVKHGTPANSEAVVYELIPSDGSMAFYFQAEGDSLTLLNQELQKAASDLNYTLTLVP, encoded by the coding sequence ATGAAAAAGTATTTTATCGCAGTAGCAGCTCTGGCTTTATTAGCTGCATGTAGCGGGAAGAAAACAGCCGAACCCGCTTTAATTGAGGAAGAAAGTGTCGCAGTAGCAGAAGCAGTACCCGACGCACCGGCTTTGCCTGAAGTAACAGGAAAAACAACCAAGCCTGTGAATATGCGTGATTCACTGAAAGTTGATCCCAAAAAGGGAGCCGTTATTCAGAAAAAATATAAGGGAACATTCCCCGCTGCAGATGGTCCCGGCATCGTTTATGACCTGACTTTATATTATCAGCAAGATAGCGAAGATGGCGTTTACGAAATGGATGCCACTTATCTGGAAGCAGAAAACGGACAGGATAAAACATTCTCTTCTACCGGTAAACGCCAGGTAAAACATGGTACACCTGCCAACTCAGAAGCTGTCGTTTACGAATTGATCCCAAGCGATGGAAGCATGGCATTCTATTTCCAGGCAGAAGGCGACAGTTTGACACTATTGAATCAGGAATTACAAAAAGCAGCATCAGATCTGAATTACACCCTGACGCTCGTTCCATAA
- a CDS encoding mechanosensitive ion channel family protein, whose protein sequence is MKHLVLCIAVISAIFLVPTRGTSQIREKAEGLLNAVITDNKTNEIPADSASAIEDKVRLDSIRLQELELQVQEMKLNEIVLRNELNDALHRHITTDSLKKEEQRRSIDSLRTLTPGVPLVIDNDTLLTFYAKRGGVSAHDRAENAVNLIQKIGKDLSLKTDSVSLFHSEYQTDIMYGEKVILSVTDQDAVWQNTEREELAKKYQTIVNDKILSLKKEHGILQVTKRVALFILVLVVQYFLFKLTNYLFRKLRRRIIWLKQNKLKSITIREYEFLNTHRQGRILIFLNNILRYIVLLIQLMFSVPMLFAIFPQTENLAMKLFSYILEPVKMVLKSVIEYIPNLFIIVVIYYCVKYIIKGIQYIANEIESEKLKITGFYPDWAQPSFNIIRFLLYAFMIAMIYPYLPGSDSGVFQGISVFVGLIVSLGSSTVIGNIIAGLVITYMRPFKLGDRIKLNETTGNVIEKTPFVTRIRTPKNEVVTIPNSFIMSSHTVNYSASARQFGLIIHSTVSIGYDIPWRQVHQLLIDAARSTPGVQPHPKPFVLETELQDYYPCYQINAYIKDADRLSQIYSDLHQNIQDVFNEAGIEIMSPHYYAERDGSAVTIPPEYQQKPDNPDKK, encoded by the coding sequence ATGAAACATTTGGTATTATGCATTGCCGTAATATCGGCCATATTCCTTGTGCCGACCCGGGGAACCTCCCAGATCAGAGAAAAGGCAGAAGGATTACTGAACGCCGTTATTACAGATAATAAAACGAACGAAATCCCGGCCGACTCTGCATCGGCAATTGAAGATAAGGTCCGGTTAGATTCTATCAGACTGCAGGAACTCGAGCTTCAGGTGCAGGAGATGAAGTTGAATGAGATAGTGCTCCGGAACGAGTTGAACGATGCATTGCATAGGCATATCACGACCGACTCGCTGAAAAAAGAGGAACAGCGCCGCAGTATCGACTCGCTTCGGACACTGACTCCCGGTGTTCCGCTTGTCATCGACAACGATACCCTCCTCACCTTTTATGCCAAGAGAGGAGGCGTATCGGCACACGACCGGGCGGAGAATGCCGTAAACCTGATCCAGAAAATAGGAAAAGACCTCAGCCTGAAAACAGACTCCGTAAGTCTGTTCCACAGCGAATACCAGACAGACATCATGTATGGCGAAAAAGTGATACTAAGTGTCACCGACCAGGATGCCGTATGGCAAAATACAGAAAGAGAAGAGCTTGCTAAAAAATATCAGACGATTGTCAACGACAAGATCTTGTCGCTGAAAAAGGAACACGGCATACTTCAAGTCACCAAACGGGTGGCACTATTCATCCTGGTACTGGTCGTTCAGTATTTCTTATTCAAGCTGACCAATTACCTGTTCAGGAAATTACGCCGCCGGATCATCTGGTTGAAACAGAACAAGCTCAAATCTATTACCATACGTGAATATGAATTCCTCAACACCCACCGGCAAGGCAGGATACTCATATTCCTGAATAATATTTTACGCTATATTGTGCTGTTGATACAGCTTATGTTCAGTGTACCGATGCTGTTCGCTATCTTTCCACAGACAGAGAACCTGGCAATGAAACTGTTTTCCTACATCCTGGAGCCAGTCAAAATGGTTCTGAAATCTGTTATCGAATACATTCCGAACCTATTCATTATCGTTGTCATCTATTACTGTGTAAAATATATCATCAAAGGTATCCAATACATAGCCAATGAGATTGAAAGTGAAAAATTAAAGATTACCGGATTTTATCCGGACTGGGCACAACCTTCTTTCAATATCATACGCTTCCTGCTTTATGCATTTATGATCGCAATGATCTATCCGTATCTGCCGGGGTCCGACTCCGGTGTATTCCAGGGAATATCCGTCTTTGTCGGACTGATCGTTTCACTCGGATCGAGTACGGTAATCGGAAATATCATCGCCGGGCTGGTTATTACCTATATGCGTCCGTTTAAATTGGGCGACCGTATCAAACTGAACGAGACAACGGGAAATGTAATCGAGAAGACACCTTTCGTAACCCGTATCCGTACCCCCAAGAACGAAGTGGTAACGATCCCGAATTCATTCATCATGTCGTCACATACGGTGAATTATAGTGCCTCCGCCCGCCAGTTCGGCCTGATCATCCACTCGACGGTCAGTATCGGTTACGACATCCCCTGGCGTCAGGTTCATCAGCTACTGATCGATGCGGCACGTTCTACGCCGGGAGTGCAGCCTCATCCGAAGCCGTTCGTGCTGGAAACTGAGTTACAGGACTATTATCCCTGTTATCAGATAAATGCTTATATAAAGGATGCCGACCGGCTGTCGCAAATCTATTCAGACCTGCACCAGAACATACAGGATGTATTCAATGAAGCAGGTATAGAGATCATGTCGCCCCACTATTATGCAGAACGTGACGGAAGTGCGGTTACTATTCCGCCTGAGTACCAGCAGAAACCGGACAATCCGGATAAAAAGTGA